In Nisaea acidiphila, the DNA window TTCGGCGCTGAAGGGCTTTTGCATAACGTCGATCGCTCCTGCGGCTTTGGCTTTTTCCCTGAACCCCGGTTCCGTTACCCCTGAAAGGATGAAAAAGCCGGTGAAGCGGCGATCGACGAAACTGTTTCCGCGCGCGACGACTTCCTCCAGCAGCTCCGTCCCGGTACCTCCGGGCATCATCTGGTCCATGAAGACGATGTCGAACGGTTGCCTGGCCTTCGTTGCAACCTCAAGCTGGGTCCGCGCCTCATCGATGTTCGATGCGGTCACGATTTCTTCTACCCGGGCCATCCGGAAGACCCGCCGCAAAGTGCTCTGGATCTCGTGAATGTCATCCACGATAAGCACCCGGCGGATACCGAGATCGGTTTCTCTCCGGCGGTTCCCTCCGTTCAGTGCGACATTGTCCATCACGTTTCTCCGCAGTCTTTGCGTGGCTATCGGGATTTCCAGGTGACGGTTCCCCGATGGCAGCAGGCAATTATTTGAAGGGGGCGGGGGTAAAAACTATCCGCATTTGGGGAGTGGCCGGCGAAAGGTGGCGAATGGCCAAAACGGCAACACCGGTTGTACTGGCGGCGGAGGTATGTGGATTGTCTTCGAAATTGCGCCAACGTATAACTGGCTGGAGCCTTGCTAAGGCTCGCGTAATCACCTCTGGAGCAGCGCCGCGCGATGTCGGACTTCGCAACTGCACGCCACAACATGGTCGAGAGCCAGATCCGGACGAATAAGGTCACGGACACCGCGATCATTGAGGCTTTCGAGTTCGTGCCGAGGGAATTGTTCGTGCCGAAGCCGATGATGGGCGTGGCCTATGTCGACGAGGATCTCGCGATCGGATCCGGCCGGATCCTGATGGAGGCCATGGTCTTCGCGCGCCTGCTGCAGACCGCTCTGCCGGATAAGAGCGATCAGGTGCTCGATGTCGCGTGCGGCTGCGGCTACTCGACCGCGATTCTTTCGCGCGTCTCAGGTACTGTTTACGGCATTGAATCCGACGAAGAGATGGTGTCCTTGGCTAACGAACGCCTGGGCTCGCTCGATGTGGACAATGCGGCCGTGGTATCTGGCAATCCGCTCGACGGCTATACCAAGAAGGCACCCTACAGCCTGATCGTGATCGGCGGCGGCGTGGAGCGCATTCCGGATCCCCTTATTGCGCAACTTAGCGATGGCGGTCGGCTCGTGACGATCCTATATGAAGATGGAGCGCGGCAGGGGACCGCCGTGCTGGTCGAAAAGTTCGGCTCGACCGTCTCCAAGCGCGTGATCTTCGACGCGTCCGTTCCGTTGCTCCCGGAATTCCGGAACGAGCCGAAATTCGTTTTTTAGACTCTGAATTTTGCCTGCCGGGCAAATGGAAGGAACTCGGATGACTCGGGTGAGGGTGATGAAAAATCTGTACCGCACGGCAGCGATGCTTACGGTGTCGGCATGCGTACTTGGCGTTTCGGCGCCGAGCGTGTCGGCGGAGACCTTGTCCGAAGTGCTGGCCTATACCTACCGCACCAATCCGACATTGAATACCGCGCGGGCCAATCTGCGGGTCACCGACGAAGGCGTGCCGCGCGCGAAAGGCGGCTGGAGACCGACGGTCTCGTCGACACTCTCAATCGGCTATTCGAATTTCGATACCGAGACGAGCACCTCCTCGAGCAATGGCGACACGACGCCGAAAGACGCAACTCTCACGGTTACGCAGCCTCTTTATCGCGGCGGCCGGACCGAAGCCGACGTCAATCAGGCAGAATTCAGTGTCCAGCGCGAACGTGCGAATATGTTCGGGACCGAGCAGCAGACTCTTCTGGACGCCCTAACGGTATATATGAACGTGATTCGGGACCAATCGGTTCTCGAACTTCAGCAGAAGAATTTGGAGCGATTGGAAACGCAGCTTCGTGCCACCCGTGACAGGTTCGAGGTCGGTGAAGTGACCCGGACCGACGTCGCCCAGTCAGAAGCTCGTGTCGCCCGCGCCGATGCCGACCTGATCCAGGCGGAAGGCAACCTGATCAGCTCGCGCGTGGCGTTTGAGAGAGTCGTCGGTTACGTGCCCGGGGATCTGAGCGATCCGGATATCGAGATTGTGCTGCCCGAGAGCCGGGAAAGCGCGGTTGAGCAATCTGTCGTCAACAATTACTCGCTGATTTCGGCGAAATTCGACGAGCGCCGGCTGATCGAGGTCATCGACTTGGTGTATGGCGAATTGCTTCCGTCGGTGAACCTCATTGGCAGCGCCGATTATACCAAGGACAGCGGGCTCAACGATGACGAGACGACGGAGTTCAGCGTGACCGCACAGGTCCAGATTCCGATCTATCAAAAGGGCCAGGTTTCCGCTCGGGTACGAGCGGCGAAGGAAGATGCGAACAGGTCCCGCATCGCGGTCGAGTCGATTCGCCGCGATACTGTGGATCTCGCGGCGCGTGCATACGAAGCCTGGCAGACGTCGGTAGCGGCGATCTCGGCGCTTGA includes these proteins:
- a CDS encoding response regulator, giving the protein MDNVALNGGNRRRETDLGIRRVLIVDDIHEIQSTLRRVFRMARVEEIVTASNIDEARTQLEVATKARQPFDIVFMDQMMPGGTGTELLEEVVARGNSFVDRRFTGFFILSGVTEPGFREKAKAAGAIDVMQKPFSAEQLLQYGRKWIQFRSRAQSKPNPEDGAQEQA
- a CDS encoding protein-L-isoaspartate O-methyltransferase family protein, with the translated sequence MSDFATARHNMVESQIRTNKVTDTAIIEAFEFVPRELFVPKPMMGVAYVDEDLAIGSGRILMEAMVFARLLQTALPDKSDQVLDVACGCGYSTAILSRVSGTVYGIESDEEMVSLANERLGSLDVDNAAVVSGNPLDGYTKKAPYSLIVIGGGVERIPDPLIAQLSDGGRLVTILYEDGARQGTAVLVEKFGSTVSKRVIFDASVPLLPEFRNEPKFVF
- a CDS encoding TolC family outer membrane protein translates to MKNLYRTAAMLTVSACVLGVSAPSVSAETLSEVLAYTYRTNPTLNTARANLRVTDEGVPRAKGGWRPTVSSTLSIGYSNFDTETSTSSSNGDTTPKDATLTVTQPLYRGGRTEADVNQAEFSVQRERANMFGTEQQTLLDALTVYMNVIRDQSVLELQQKNLERLETQLRATRDRFEVGEVTRTDVAQSEARVARADADLIQAEGNLISSRVAFERVVGYVPGDLSDPDIEIVLPESRESAVEQSVVNNYSLISAKFDERRLIEVIDLVYGELLPSVNLIGSADYTKDSGLNDDETTEFSVTAQVQIPIYQKGQVSARVRAAKEDANRSRIAVESIRRDTVDLAARAYEAWQTSVAAISALEAGVTAADIALQGVEQEATVGARTVLDVLDAEQELLDAQVSLVGANRNEVVAAYTLLLAMGNLTAGDLGLDVEFYDYDKHYRDVSDKWWGTEPAGKLP